In a single window of the Drosophila albomicans strain 15112-1751.03 chromosome 3, ASM965048v2, whole genome shotgun sequence genome:
- the LOC117571430 gene encoding uncharacterized protein LOC117571430 yields the protein MCFLPLPIRILLLVVAHMVCNILDLIAAFGLIAKTSENVKILISVSIGLNFFVCLVIAVGIIGAVRRYFRILMIYLVTLLSFVIGKLLVYGLTEKYAKKHHKLIVTQYFQLNTIVGFITFVFVAFYYNRMKVAANQVQN from the exons atgtgttttttacCGCTTCCCATACGAATTTTATTGCTGGTTGTTGCTCATATG GTATGCAATATTCTAGACTTAATTGCTGCCTTTGGACTAATTGCGAAAACAAgcgaaaatgttaaaattttaataagtgTTTCTAtaggtttgaacttttttgtGTGCCTTGTTATTGCAGTTGGCATTATTGGCGCAGTTAGACGATATTTCCGCATTCTAATGATT TATTTGGTGACACTTTTAAGTTTTGTGATTGGCAAGCTTCTAGTATATGGTTTGACAGAGAAGTATGCTAAGAAGCATCATAAATTGATAGTCacacaatattttcaattgaataccATAGTTGGT TTTATCACTTTTGTGTTTGTcgctttttattataatcgCATGAAGGTTGCTGCTAATcaagttcaaaattaa